The following proteins are encoded in a genomic region of Leptospira ryugenii:
- the ftsA gene encoding cell division protein FtsA has translation MDDAPIITALDLGSSLIKVVIGRLLSDYEIEIIGTGIYPSSGVKNGSIVNIETTTKSIVEAFGDAELMAGQEVSAVVVNVSGKSLHGFNERGIIAVTNKERIVTEYDIIRVVEAAQSVHVPNDQEVIHVLTKEFKVDDQINIKDPIGMTGVRLEAEVHIVSCGTTALTNIDRCIEQAGLVQLDRVMSSLASSEAVLTSGEKDLGTAVIDIGSGVADIIVYVDGGIAFSSVVPFGGFHITSDLSIGLKTTIESAEILKKRYGHTQIDAIDPTEKVEIPAISGRQARTIFRSELVEIMEPRVREILEMIDAELVRSGFKSALAGGVILTGGTSLLQGIDRLAEEIFRLSVGRAKPAGLTGLVEKISTPEYSTAVGLIKYASRLQNLEQKNIRAGSEQDGWMKKIKRWMENNL, from the coding sequence ATGGATGATGCGCCAATTATTACAGCCCTTGATTTAGGTTCTTCATTGATCAAAGTAGTCATAGGACGACTCCTCAGTGATTATGAGATTGAAATCATTGGGACAGGGATCTACCCGTCTTCTGGAGTCAAAAATGGTTCTATCGTAAATATCGAGACCACTACCAAGTCCATAGTTGAAGCATTTGGTGATGCTGAATTAATGGCTGGACAAGAGGTGTCTGCCGTCGTTGTAAATGTATCTGGTAAATCACTGCATGGCTTCAATGAACGAGGTATCATCGCTGTCACCAACAAAGAACGTATCGTAACAGAATATGATATCATTCGAGTTGTGGAGGCAGCACAATCTGTTCACGTACCCAACGACCAAGAAGTCATTCATGTTCTCACAAAAGAATTTAAAGTCGATGACCAGATCAACATCAAAGATCCTATTGGAATGACTGGTGTACGTTTGGAAGCTGAAGTACATATTGTAAGTTGTGGGACAACCGCCCTCACCAATATAGATCGATGTATAGAACAAGCAGGATTAGTCCAACTAGATCGCGTTATGTCATCCTTAGCCTCTTCTGAAGCAGTCCTCACCAGTGGAGAAAAAGATTTAGGTACAGCAGTTATTGATATTGGTTCGGGAGTTGCAGATATCATTGTCTATGTGGATGGAGGAATTGCATTTTCTTCTGTCGTACCATTCGGTGGATTTCATATCACGAGTGATCTATCGATAGGATTGAAAACAACCATAGAATCAGCTGAAATTTTAAAGAAGCGGTATGGACATACCCAAATTGATGCCATTGATCCTACAGAAAAGGTAGAAATACCCGCAATTTCTGGAAGACAGGCCCGCACTATATTTCGTTCAGAACTAGTTGAGATTATGGAACCTCGTGTCCGTGAGATTTTAGAAATGATAGATGCTGAACTTGTAAGATCGGGATTTAAATCAGCATTAGCTGGTGGCGTGATCCTTACTGGTGGTACTTCTCTTTTGCAGGGAATCGATAGACTTGCAGAAGAAATATTTCGGCTGTCAGTCGGAAGAGCCAAACCTGCAGGATTGACAGGACTCGTGGAGAAGATATCTACACCTGAGTATTCAACTGCAGTCGGACTGATAAAATACGCGTCGCGTTTGCAGAATCTGGAACAGAAAAACATACGTGCTGGATCCGAGCAAGATGGATGGATGAAAAAAATAAAACGTTGGATGGAAAATAATCTTTAA
- a CDS encoding cell division protein FtsQ/DivIB: MVDTSEENQEKRPNHRMLVPLVLLVSGLVAAMALFHWAKRPKPIQKLVFEGLIVLTSQDLMEYLEIPSDPLDPNKLSWEKWEQKLNSHPRIQKARVNRNSDGRLIITLQERVAEFIVHVGDMLYEVDDQNMILSENHVLDPYLLTISGNFPISSNQIQGTQFNDIASVLRSALVAYPALKTRISEIQIEDDGDYIIFLKSPNPIKVLIGNTFNLYNVRKLYAALAYLETEEIKANEIDLRGEDAVYH; the protein is encoded by the coding sequence ATGGTTGACACTAGTGAGGAAAACCAAGAAAAAAGACCAAACCATCGGATGCTTGTGCCTTTGGTTCTTTTGGTGTCTGGTTTGGTTGCAGCAATGGCCCTTTTTCATTGGGCAAAACGACCTAAACCGATCCAAAAACTCGTGTTTGAGGGACTTATAGTTTTAACATCGCAGGATTTGATGGAATACTTAGAAATCCCATCGGATCCGCTAGATCCCAACAAACTTTCTTGGGAAAAATGGGAGCAAAAGTTAAACTCTCATCCTCGGATACAAAAAGCACGAGTAAATCGCAATAGTGATGGAAGATTAATCATTACTTTGCAGGAGAGAGTTGCGGAGTTCATCGTGCACGTAGGGGATATGTTATACGAAGTAGACGATCAAAATATGATACTATCTGAGAATCATGTTTTGGATCCTTATTTGCTCACAATATCCGGAAATTTCCCCATCTCATCAAATCAAATCCAAGGTACACAATTTAATGATATAGCATCTGTATTACGGTCTGCTTTGGTTGCTTATCCCGCATTAAAAACAAGAATCTCTGAAATTCAAATTGAGGATGATGGAGACTACATAATTTTTCTGAAATCTCCAAATCCTATCAAAGTATTGATTGGAAATACATTTAATCTTTACAACGTCCGAAAATTATATGCGGCACTTGCCTATTTAGAAACGGAAGAGATTAAAGCCAATGAAATCGATCTACGGGGAGAAGACGCTGTCTATCATTGA